The DNA segment ACGGGCGGTGACGATTGAAGCCGTTGTCGAACTGACTGCCGAGCAGAATCCCGGTGATATCACCACGGCGGCGATTGCCAAGCGGATGAATCTCACGCAGGGTGCGCTGTTTCGCCATTTTCCGAGCAAGGATGCGATCTGGCAGGCGGTCATGGAATGGGTGGCCGAGCGATTGCTGCAGCGGGTAGACCGTGCCATTCAAGGCGCGGACTCGCCGCTGCTCGCGCTGGAAGCGGTGTTCATGGCCCACATCAAGTTCGTCGCCGAGCACCCCGGCGTGCCGCGACTTTTGTTCGGCGAGCTGCAACGCGCCGAGGACACTCCCGCCAAACGCATGGCGCGTACCCTGATCGGGGGCTACCGGGAACGCTTGAGCGGTCTCATCGATGCGGGGAAAGCCCGCGGCGAAGTGGCTTTGGAGGTCGATACTGCGGCGGCCGTCATAGCCTTCATCGGCAGCATCCAGGGCCTGGTCATGCAATCGCTGCTGAGTGGCAAGGCCGGACAAATGCGCGCCGACGCGCGAGGTGCCTTCGCCATCTACCGTCGCGGAATCAGGAGCATCACATGAAGTCCGAGCGCATGCTGAAATGGCTGGCCATTGCTGCCATCGCTTTCGGCGCCCTCACGGTGTTCAGCGGTGGCCGTGCATTGTTCGGCGGCATGGAGGCGCGCGCCGAGTTGGGCAACATCGTGCCCTTCGTGCTCTGGTTCAATTTTCTGGCGGGCTTTGTCTATGTCCTCGCCGGGGCGGCGCTGCTGCTGGCCAAACGCTGGGCTGCCCCGATGGCCTTGTTCCTGGCAGTGTCGACCGTTCTCGTCTTCCTGGCCTTTGCGGCGTACATCGTTACCGGCGGCGCGTATGAAGCGCGCACCGTCGGCGCCCTGTCGCTGCGCTCGCTGTTCTGGATCGCGGTGGCGCTGGCCGCCCTGCGCGCGATGAAGGCGACTGCGGCGGGGAGCAGCCCGCGATGAAACTCTCCTTCGATCGTCGCACCACCCTCATTACTGCCGCCGTCGTACTGTTGGCCATTCTGGTGTTGTTCGTCGCCCGCAGCGGGCCGCTGGCATCAATGCGCGTCACCGTTGCACCGGCCGCGCGAGCCGACCTGGCGCCCTTGCTGTTCGGCATCGGCGTGGTCGAAGCGCGGCACGGCTATCTGGTCGGACCCACCACGGCCGGGCGCGTGCGCCACGTCGCCGTGGATGTCGGCGACGTCGTGAAGGCCGGACAGTTGCTGGCGGAGATGGACCCGGTCGACCTCGATCAGCGCATCGCCGCAACGAGCGCGGCCGCCAACCGCGCGAAAAATGCAATCGATACGGCGGCGGCGCAACTTGCCGACAGCGCCGCGCGACGCGAAGTGGCAGCCGCCAATGCGCGCCGCTATGAAGATCTGGGGCGCAAGGGTTTCGTCAGTTCCAGCGTGACCGAAGGCAAGACGCAGGAGATGAATTCCGCTATGGCCCAGTTTGCCGCCGCCGAGGCAGCGCTGGCCGGCGCGCGCCAGGACCTCGCGCGCCTCGACGCGGAACGCGCCGGCGCGCAACAGCAGCGTGGCAACCTGCGCCTGCTGGCACCGGCCGACGGCGTGGTGACCGCGCGCGACGCCGAGCCGGGCTCGACCGTGGTCGCCGGACAGGCCGTGGTGCGGCTGGTCGCCGCCGACAGCCTGTGGCTAAAAATGCGCCTCGATCAGCATCGTTCGGCCGGACTGCAAGCGGGGCTCCCGGCTGAAATCGTCTTGCGCTCGCGGCCGGGCCAGGTGCTGCCGGGGAAAGTCGCGCGCATTGAAATGCTGAGCGACAGCGTGACCGAAGAGCGCATTGCGCTGGTGACTTTCGACACGCCGCCGAAGGACGTATCCATCGGCGAAATGAGCGAAATCACCCTGCACCCGCCGGGCGTCAAGCAGGCACTGGCCGTTCCCGGCGCGGCATTGCGCCTGCACGGAGGCAAAACCGGCGTCTGGCGGCTGGCCGCCGGCAAGCCGGATTTTGTTCCAGTCAAGACGGGCACCACCGGCGCCGACGGCAGGGTACAGATCATCGACGGCCTCAAGGAGGGCGATGTGGTGATCGTGCACAGCGAGAGCGAGCTCGCCGCGGACAGCCGCATCAAAGTGGTTTCCACCCTCACGGGTTCGTGAGCCCGTCATGATCAGCCTTGCCGGCCGCGACATCCTGCATTCCTGGGGCAAGTTCGTCCTCACCGGGGTCGGGCTGGGCCTGCTGATCGGCGCCACGCTGACCATGGCCGGCGTCTATCGCGGCATGGTCGATGACGCGCGGGTGCTGCTGACCAACAGCGGCGCCGACATCTGGGTGGTGCAGAAGGACACCCAGGGACCGTACGCCGAGTCATCCAGCATCCGTGACGACGTGTATCGCGGGCTGCTCGGCATGTCCGGCGTGGCGCAGGCGGCGAACGTGACCTACCTGACCATGCAGGTGCGCCACGGCAGCCGCGAGAGTCGCAGCATGGTGGTCGGCTTCGAGCCGGGCCAACCTGGCGAGCCGGCCTACCTGGTGGCGGGGCGGCGCCTGCTGCGCGGTCACTTCGAGGCCATCGCCGACGTCAAGACCGGCTTCAAGCTCGGCGAGCGCATCCGCATCCGCCGCCACGACTACGAAGTGGTCGGCCTGACGCGGCGCATGGTGTCCTCCGGCGGCGATCCGATGGTGTTCATTCCGCTCAAGGACGCGCAGGAAGCGCAGTTCCTCAAGGACAACGACGCCATCATCGCCGACCGCGCACGCACGGCGGCCAACCCCGCCCTGAACCGCCCCGGCGTGCCCGGCCTGCTCGACGCGGTGACCGCGTCGCAGACCATCAACCACAGCGTCAATGCGGTGCTGGTGAAAGTCGGCGCTGGCGACACGGCGGAAGCCGTGGCGCGGG comes from the Sulfuritalea hydrogenivorans sk43H genome and includes:
- a CDS encoding efflux RND transporter periplasmic adaptor subunit — translated: MKLSFDRRTTLITAAVVLLAILVLFVARSGPLASMRVTVAPAARADLAPLLFGIGVVEARHGYLVGPTTAGRVRHVAVDVGDVVKAGQLLAEMDPVDLDQRIAATSAAANRAKNAIDTAAAQLADSAARREVAAANARRYEDLGRKGFVSSSVTEGKTQEMNSAMAQFAAAEAALAGARQDLARLDAERAGAQQQRGNLRLLAPADGVVTARDAEPGSTVVAGQAVVRLVAADSLWLKMRLDQHRSAGLQAGLPAEIVLRSRPGQVLPGKVARIEMLSDSVTEERIALVTFDTPPKDVSIGEMSEITLHPPGVKQALAVPGAALRLHGGKTGVWRLAAGKPDFVPVKTGTTGADGRVQIIDGLKEGDVVIVHSESELAADSRIKVVSTLTGS
- a CDS encoding ABC transporter permease, which gives rise to MISLAGRDILHSWGKFVLTGVGLGLLIGATLTMAGVYRGMVDDARVLLTNSGADIWVVQKDTQGPYAESSSIRDDVYRGLLGMSGVAQAANVTYLTMQVRHGSRESRSMVVGFEPGQPGEPAYLVAGRRLLRGHFEAIADVKTGFKLGERIRIRRHDYEVVGLTRRMVSSGGDPMVFIPLKDAQEAQFLKDNDAIIADRARTAANPALNRPGVPGLLDAVTASQTINHSVNAVLVKVGAGDTAEAVAREIRRWKHLQAYTREQMEEILIAKLIATSAKQIGMFLAILTIVSAAIVAFIIYTMTLGKIREIAVLKLIGTRNRTIAGMILQQALGLGLIGFVVGKISATLWAPAFPKYVLLETADAMRALAIVMVVCALASTLAIRAALKVDPATAIGG
- a CDS encoding TetR/AcrR family transcriptional regulator, translated to MDVSAKPRNLPAELRRAVTIEAVVELTAEQNPGDITTAAIAKRMNLTQGALFRHFPSKDAIWQAVMEWVAERLLQRVDRAIQGADSPLLALEAVFMAHIKFVAEHPGVPRLLFGELQRAEDTPAKRMARTLIGGYRERLSGLIDAGKARGEVALEVDTAAAVIAFIGSIQGLVMQSLLSGKAGQMRADARGAFAIYRRGIRSIT